GGTTATGATCAAGTTTAATTGGTAAGTCAGGCATCAATGGTTTACGAAAAGGTTGGTTAAGGTGAACTGGACCAGCCGGTTGATTTTGTGCAATTTGAAAACTTTTTTGAACGATATAGTTAGTGTAGTTTTGCGAATCATGATTAGTTTCAGGTAGTGGTAATTCAAAAAAGCTCTTGACCTGATTGCCAAAAAAATGATCTTGATCAAGTGCTTGAGGTGCAGCTACTTTTGTGAGTTCCGGAGGACGATCTGTAGTCATTATTAACAGCGGAACTTGTGATATTTTTGCTTCGCAGATTGCAGGGTAAAAATTTGCTGCAGCGGTTCCGGAAGTACATATTAATAAAACTGGTTTATTAATTTTTTTTGCAATTCCTAAGGCAAAGAAAGCAGCTGAACGTTCATCAACGTCGACGAAGAGTTCAATTCTTTGCTCATGTGCTAACTGTGCTAATGCTAGTGCAAGCGGAGTTGAACGTGAACCTGGTGCAATTACAGCTGTTGTAAGGCCTTGCAGTAGTAAACCGTTCAAAATAAGTGAAATATGGGTTGTTAAAGTTTCATTTTGTTTCATTCTGTATCATCCTTTAAGATATTCAAAATTGGATTGAATTTCATTCTAGTTTCTGCAACTTCTTTTTTTGCTACTGAATCAGCAACAATACCGGCACCTGCAAATAAGAACGATGTGGTCCCATTTATAATACCAGAGCGAATTCCAACTGCCAGTTCACCAGTTCCGTCAAATGAAATATGACCAATAGGTGCTCCAAATAATCCGCGAGTGAAGGGTTCTATGTTATTAATCTGAATCAATGCATCTTGTCGAGGCAATCCACCTAAAGCTGGTGTTGGATGCAGGATATTCAATAAAGAAAATAAGTCATATCTGCCGGTTCCTTTGATAGGAGTAAAAAGATGTTGAACATTTTTATTCTTGAGCAAAGTCGGTATTGCAGGATGATTAACAACTAAGCCAACTTGTTTTAGGCTATTACTAATATCACTAACAACAAATTGTTGTTCGCTCCGATTTTTTTTATCTGCAAGTAATATTTTCCCTAATTGGTTATCCTCTACTGGAGTTATACCACGACGTATTGTACCAGCAACTGCTGCAGTCTCAAAATAAGCAGCACCAAACTTTGCGAAACGTTCAGGTGTTGCACTGAGAAAGATTAGTTTTCTTTTTTTTAGAAGAATATGATAAGTATTAGGCTGTGTAGATTGAAGTCTTTGCCATAATAAGCAAAAATCGGGTTCATGGGTTAATTTAATTTTTAAATTACGAGCAAGGACAACTTTTTTTAAGTTAGTTTCTCTGATAAGTCTTGTTGTTTTTGCGACAGCAGTCTCCCATTCAGCTACATTCAGCTCAACTTTTTTAACAATTGGATTATTAAGGTGTTTCTTTACCGGGTTAACAGTAGAGATTTGTGCAGAAAAAGCCGCTTTTTCTCGGTCAATATCATCTTTACTGAAACTGCTAGTTACAAGTGTATAGTTGTTATTTTTAACAATAATTATAAATTTTGGTAAAAAGAAATAACCAGATGATAGACTGTTCCAAACGGATCTACTAGTTTGTTCAGGTGAGAAGCTAAAGCCACCAACAATTTGTGGAGGGATAGTTGCATTTATTGGAACAAGCAGAGATTGCAGGTCATCTTTCCAGTGTGAAACATGTGTAAATTGGTTTTCATGATCGTTACCTGGAATTATTTTTGAGAGGGAGTCAAAAGCATACAGTTTAAAGCCCTTTGGTGTTTGAAAAATAAAAACATCATCGTATTGCTTTGCTAATGTTAATAGATGGTCTTCATCTGCAGGTTGCAGCTTGCTATTTGTGTAATAGATTTTCTTAGGCATAAAAACAGTCCTTATAATGTTTTGATAATAATAAAAATTCTATATAACAGCTTTAGTCAACTAATTCTATCATATAGTCACCAGACTGTATTTAAAAAGGCTAGAACTGTATTAATATATAACCCAAGCTTATTTAATAAGCAATGTAATCATCTAGTTTTTGTACATTGCGGACAATAATTCTGCGCTTACTATATTCACCACTATTGGTAAATTCAATTACCCCTTCTTCTTTAAGTTTTTTCATCATTCTACTAACACTTGCATAGGTTGCAATTCCACAAAATCCTGCAATATCCTCATTAGTAACATCAAAATCAATTAATATTTTTGGACTGTTTGGTAAGTTACGACCGAATTTTAGTACTAAATCTCTCAAAAAACTAGCTAAGGCACCTAACTTACCATTCATTGTTAAACGTTGTAAACGCGAAAAGTTTTCGGATAGTCGATGACGATAGTATTGTTTTACATAATTTTGAAGCTGTGAATTATTGTTGACATACTTCCAAAATTTTACCCGATTTATTTGATAAAAAGTTGCAGTAGGTGACTCAATGCGTACATTAAAAGGTTGCTCATCATATTGCAGTGCTTCATCGTGCAATAAGGAAATTACATCAGGTTGATTAATATACGAGATGTTGAATTCTCGCCCATCTTGCAAAATTACTGAGGTTTTAATGATACCATCCTTGAGTATGAAGACACTAGCAGCCTTTAATCCATGGAACGTTAAATAAGTATGATAATCTTTGGTGATAGTCGAAATTTGTTTGTCTTTCAGAAAGTTTACGAGATAATCTATATCTTTATTAGGCATTTTATTAGTCATGATTTATCCTCTCATTACTTAATTCTTATTTGTTAATAGATAATACTCTTGATTTTATCATATCATCTTATCAATTGGTAATGCTTTAAGAACATACATTTGAGCAATGTTTTCAAGCAATACTTCTTGACAAGAAAAGAAATAAACAGAGCAGTTACTATTGTTTATGAACAAAAAAGAAAGAAGATGAAGTTTAGATGGTTGAGATAAAGCTTCCTTACGATCGCGAAACGATTACTGCAAAAATAGATGAACAGAATTTTGCAGGATCTTTAGTTTCCGAGGCAGCCACATATCATGCAAAATATTCAGAACAAGAGTTGGTTGAACGATCGTTAGATAATCCAACTGCTTCTCCAAAGTTGGAGGAATTGGCCAAGGGTAAGAAAAATATTGTAATTATTTCTTCTGATCATACACGCCCAGTCCCATCCAAAATAATTACGCCAATTTTGTTGCGTAGAATTCGTTCAGCTGCTCCCGATGCAAGAATCAGAATCTTGGTTGCAACAGGATTTCACAGACCTTCAACAACGGAAGAATTAATCAACAAGTATGGCAAAGAGATTGTTGATAATGAAGAAATTGTAATGCATTATTCTGAACGTGATGAAGATATGGTCAAAGTGGGTAAATTACCTTCAGGCGGCGATCTCATCGTTAATAAAGTCGCAACTGAAGCAGATTTGTTAATTTCAGAAGGATTCATTGAATCACATTTCTTTGCTGGTTTCTCTGGCGGAAGAAAGTCTGTTTTGCCTGGTATCTCCTCATACAAAACAATCATGGCAAACCATTCAGGTGAATTTATAAGTGACAAGCATTCTCGTACAGGTAACTTGAATCATAATTTAATCCATGAAGATATGGTTTACGCTGCAAAGACGGTTAAATTAGCATTCATTTTAAACGTTGTACTTGATGAAGACAAGAAAATCATTGGTTCGTTTGCGGGTGATTTAGAGAAGGCTCACAAAAAAGGAACTGAATTTGTCGAATCATTATCAGAAGTTGATGCGATTGAATCTGATATTACGATTTCAACAAATGGTGGTTATCCACTAGATCAAAATATTTATCAAGCAGTTAAGGGAATGACGGCTGCTGAGGCAACAAATAAAGTCGGTGGCACCATTATTATGGTCGCTGGTTGTCGAGATGGGCATGGTGGTGAGGGATTCTATCATAACATCGCAGATGTTGCTGATCCAAAGGAATTTCTTGATAAGGCTGTGAATACACCTAGACTTGAAACCGTTCCAGATCAATGGACATCACAGATTCTGGCACGTATTTTAGTCAATCATCATGTTATTTTTGTATCAGACCTTGTTGATCCAGAGCTGATTACGAAGATGCATATGGAACTTGCAACCTCATTGGATGAAGCAATGGAAAAAGCATATGAGCGTGAAGGTGCAAAGGCCAAGGTAGTAGTTATTCCAGATGGACTCGGAGTCATTGTAAAAGGTAAGGAATAGTATGGAAGCTGAGAAGGTAAGACAAATATTTCAACTTGTTTCTGAAAAACAAATAAGTGTGGAAGATGCAACTGAGATCATTAATAATTCAGGATTTACTGATCTGGGATTTGCTAAGATTGATACGGAAAGAAATAAAAGGACTGGTGTTCCTGAAATTATCTACGGTGAAGGTAAAACAGCTGAGCAGGTAATAGGAATTGTTGAGGCAATGCTAGGGAAAAAAAATAATATCTTAGTGACCAGGGTTGATCCATCAAAGGCAAAGAACATCAGAGAAAGTTTACCCCAATTAAAGTATGACGAAGTTTCTGAAATGTTGTCATGGGAGCAAAATCCGATAGATAAAACAATTGGAAAAATTGCAGTTGTGACAGCAGGAACATCTGATTTAAAGATTGCTGAGGAAGCTGCAGTTACTGCGGAAGCTTTTGGTAATAGCGTTGACAGAATTTATGATGTTGGAGTTGCTGGAATCCATAGGTTATTTGCGCGCATAGACGAGATTAGAGCAGCACAAGTAGTTATTGTAATTGCTGGAATGGAAGGAGCGTTAGCTTCTGTTGTCGGTGGACTTGTAAGTTCTCCTGTAATTGCAGTTCCAACGAGTGTTGGCTATGGAACCGCGTTTAATGGAATGGCGGCATTGTTAACGATGTTAAATAGCTGTGCTACAGGTATCACAGTTGTAAATATTGACAATGGTTTCGGAGCTGGTTATTCAGCAAGTAAAATAAATCATTTGGCGGAGGCGGCAAAATGAAAAGTTTATATCTTGATCCTTTTTCAGGAGTAAGTGGGAACATGTTGCTGGGGACGTTATTTGATCTAGGGCTTAACTTCGCAGACTTCAAGCAGGAATTAGCAAAATTAGAGATAACTGGATACGAATTAACGCTGACAGAGACTACAAGTTCGGCAATTAAGGGACATTTATTTGAAGTAACATTGAGTGACGAATTCAAAGGGCATCATGCAGATGAAGGTGTTGGAAAAATCCATCATCACGGAAGAAATCTATCTACCATTGAAAATATTATTAATAATTCTAGTCTAAGTGAGAATATAAAAAAGTCTGCTTGTACCGTTTTTGAAGAAATTGCTAAAGCGGAAGCACACGTACATGGTAAGAAGATTGATGAGATTCATTTTCATGAAGTTGGGGCAATCGATTCAATTGTTGATGTGGTAGGTTTCTTTATTGGTTTGAAATTGTTGAAAATTGAGAAGGTTATTTGCGGAACGCTTGTGGATGGAAGTGGCACAATCAAGGTTGCGCATGGAGTGATGCCTGTACCAGTACCTGCAGTAATGCAGATGAGGATGAATAGTGAAGTACCTTTCAGACAAAGAGCGGATGTACTGACAGAGTTAGTAACACCCACGGGTTTTGGAATTATAAAGTGTATCACAGATGTATTTGGTGGGATACCAGGGAACTTAGTGGTCGAACAAGTAGGATATGGTTTTGGAACACGAGAAACAGGTAGTTTGAATGCATTAAGAGGTTGTCTTTGTAATTCATTATTGAGCAATCAAAGGGTTACACAGGAACAAGATCAAGTAGTATTGATGGAAACTAACTTAGATAATATTACTGGTGAGCAGTTGTCTGATGCAACACAAGTTCTGCTTGAAAAAGGAGCCAAAGATGTCTGGACGGAGCCAATTATTATGAAAAAAGGTCGTCCGGCATACAAGTTATGTTTACTAGCAGCGCCAACCAAAAGTGAGGAATTGGTGAAGATATTATTTGCGAAAACTCCCTCAATTGGTGTTAGACAACAGCTGATGGATAGAAAAATAATGCAGCGAAGTGTTAAAGCTGTAGAGACAAAGTTTGGTAATATCCATGTTAAATATTTATCTTATGATGGTTTTTCAAAGATTTCATTGGAACATGATGAACTACTAGATTTAGCAAGAAAAAATAAAATGGCAGTAAGTGAATTGACAAATAGAATCATGGAGTTTGTACAAAACAATTAAAGTAGAAGGAGTGTTTTAAAATGAGTACATTAACAAAAAAAGAAAAGAAACTGCAGTCCATTTTGGCAAGTTACAAACGAGTTGTGATTGGATTTTCAGGTGGCATTGATTCAACTCTTGTATTGAAGGAAGCAATCAACTCACTTGGCAAAGAAAATGTTTTAGCAGTAGTAGCTAATTCTGAACTTTTCTCAGATGATGAATATGATAAGGCAATTAAGTTGGCAGATGAATTAGGTGCACAAGTAAAAGGTGTAGAACTAGACTACTTAGCCGATGAACATGTAAAGAATAATAAACCAAATTCATGGTATTACATGAAGCAAATGTTTTATGCTAAGTTGATGGAAATTGCTAAGGACTTTAATACCGATGTAGTGCTAGATGGTATGATTATGGACGATGCATCTGACTTTCGTCCAGGTCTTCGTGCAAGAGATGAAGCTGGAGCCGTTTCTGTTTTGCAACAAGCCGACATCTATAAAGATGAGGTTAGACAACTTTCACAAAAACTTGGTTTGAAGAATTGGAACAAAATCCCTTCATGTTCTGTTTCATCACGTTTTCCATACAATACAGAATTAACGAGTGCAAAATTAAATCAAGTTTTAACTGCTGAAAAGTATTTGAGAGAACAAGGATTTATGACTGTTAGAGTTAGAGTTCATGAAGATATGGCAAGAATTGAAGTTCCTGAAAAAGAAATTGTCAACTTGATTGCTAAGAAGACAGCTATAACTGAAGAACTTAACAAAATCGGCTACAAATACGTTACTGTTGATTTACAAGGCTTTGTTAGTGGTCGTATGAACCAAGAACTTTCAGAAGAAGAAAAATTAAATATTTTAGTGGGGTAGAATTTAATGCATTACTCTTTATTGGTACGTTGTATAGCAGAATTTTTGGGAACAGCTATCATGGTTGCTTTAGGTAACGGATCGGTAGCTAACGTTGAATTAAAAGGTACAAAAGGTTTTCATGGTGGTTG
Above is a window of Liquorilactobacillus hordei DSM 19519 DNA encoding:
- a CDS encoding isochorismate synthase MenF, producing the protein MPKKIYYTNSKLQPADEDHLLTLAKQYDDVFIFQTPKGFKLYAFDSLSKIIPGNDHENQFTHVSHWKDDLQSLLVPINATIPPQIVGGFSFSPEQTSRSVWNSLSSGYFFLPKFIIIVKNNNYTLVTSSFSKDDIDREKAAFSAQISTVNPVKKHLNNPIVKKVELNVAEWETAVAKTTRLIRETNLKKVVLARNLKIKLTHEPDFCLLWQRLQSTQPNTYHILLKKRKLIFLSATPERFAKFGAAYFETAAVAGTIRRGITPVEDNQLGKILLADKKNRSEQQFVVSDISNSLKQVGLVVNHPAIPTLLKNKNVQHLFTPIKGTGRYDLFSLLNILHPTPALGGLPRQDALIQINNIEPFTRGLFGAPIGHISFDGTGELAVGIRSGIINGTTSFLFAGAGIVADSVAKKEVAETRMKFNPILNILKDDTE
- a CDS encoding Crp/Fnr family transcriptional regulator, coding for MPNKDIDYLVNFLKDKQISTITKDYHTYLTFHGLKAASVFILKDGIIKTSVILQDGREFNISYINQPDVISLLHDEALQYDEQPFNVRIESPTATFYQINRVKFWKYVNNNSQLQNYVKQYYRHRLSENFSRLQRLTMNGKLGALASFLRDLVLKFGRNLPNSPKILIDFDVTNEDIAGFCGIATYASVSRMMKKLKEEGVIEFTNSGEYSKRRIIVRNVQKLDDYIAY
- the larA gene encoding nickel-dependent lactate racemase, which codes for MVEIKLPYDRETITAKIDEQNFAGSLVSEAATYHAKYSEQELVERSLDNPTASPKLEELAKGKKNIVIISSDHTRPVPSKIITPILLRRIRSAAPDARIRILVATGFHRPSTTEELINKYGKEIVDNEEIVMHYSERDEDMVKVGKLPSGGDLIVNKVATEADLLISEGFIESHFFAGFSGGRKSVLPGISSYKTIMANHSGEFISDKHSRTGNLNHNLIHEDMVYAAKTVKLAFILNVVLDEDKKIIGSFAGDLEKAHKKGTEFVESLSEVDAIESDITISTNGGYPLDQNIYQAVKGMTAAEATNKVGGTIIMVAGCRDGHGGEGFYHNIADVADPKEFLDKAVNTPRLETVPDQWTSQILARILVNHHVIFVSDLVDPELITKMHMELATSLDEAMEKAYEREGAKAKVVVIPDGLGVIVKGKE
- the larB gene encoding nickel pincer cofactor biosynthesis protein LarB yields the protein MEAEKVRQIFQLVSEKQISVEDATEIINNSGFTDLGFAKIDTERNKRTGVPEIIYGEGKTAEQVIGIVEAMLGKKNNILVTRVDPSKAKNIRESLPQLKYDEVSEMLSWEQNPIDKTIGKIAVVTAGTSDLKIAEEAAVTAEAFGNSVDRIYDVGVAGIHRLFARIDEIRAAQVVIVIAGMEGALASVVGGLVSSPVIAVPTSVGYGTAFNGMAALLTMLNSCATGITVVNIDNGFGAGYSASKINHLAEAAK
- the larC gene encoding nickel pincer cofactor biosynthesis protein LarC; translation: MKSLYLDPFSGVSGNMLLGTLFDLGLNFADFKQELAKLEITGYELTLTETTSSAIKGHLFEVTLSDEFKGHHADEGVGKIHHHGRNLSTIENIINNSSLSENIKKSACTVFEEIAKAEAHVHGKKIDEIHFHEVGAIDSIVDVVGFFIGLKLLKIEKVICGTLVDGSGTIKVAHGVMPVPVPAVMQMRMNSEVPFRQRADVLTELVTPTGFGIIKCITDVFGGIPGNLVVEQVGYGFGTRETGSLNALRGCLCNSLLSNQRVTQEQDQVVLMETNLDNITGEQLSDATQVLLEKGAKDVWTEPIIMKKGRPAYKLCLLAAPTKSEELVKILFAKTPSIGVRQQLMDRKIMQRSVKAVETKFGNIHVKYLSYDGFSKISLEHDELLDLARKNKMAVSELTNRIMEFVQNN
- the larE gene encoding ATP-dependent sacrificial sulfur transferase LarE gives rise to the protein MSTLTKKEKKLQSILASYKRVVIGFSGGIDSTLVLKEAINSLGKENVLAVVANSELFSDDEYDKAIKLADELGAQVKGVELDYLADEHVKNNKPNSWYYMKQMFYAKLMEIAKDFNTDVVLDGMIMDDASDFRPGLRARDEAGAVSVLQQADIYKDEVRQLSQKLGLKNWNKIPSCSVSSRFPYNTELTSAKLNQVLTAEKYLREQGFMTVRVRVHEDMARIEVPEKEIVNLIAKKTAITEELNKIGYKYVTVDLQGFVSGRMNQELSEEEKLNILVG